In Mesorhizobium sp. J428, the genomic window TCCAGCCCGTCGTCGACGAAGAACTTCGTCACGAAGTCGAACGACTTGCCCTCGCCGTCCTCGTAGGTCGTCATCTGGTAGTCGTTCATGCGCTGCGTCTCTTCCACGTTCATCTGGGAGACGAAGCGGTAATTGGTCGAATATCCCTCGCAACGCGATCCTGTGAACTCGTAGACGATGCGACCGGCCACGCCGGTGACGCCGGATTTTTCCGAAGCCTCGCCGAGGTCGAGGTCGTAGACCGCACGGTGCGCCAGCAGCGCACCTGCCGCGCTGGCGAATTCGATCGGAAAGACAGTGGCGAAAAGAATAGCGGGAAGGACAAGGCGCGAAGCGCGCATCTAACGTTCTCCGGTGACCGCTCCGCACGGATGCGGCCGGTTAAGTTGACTCGCCGGCATTCTCCACTCTAGTCGTGGCCGAAGCGAGGCGGACCATGCGGTCCCTTCGCGAACAATGGCACGAGTCTGATTAACGGGGAACGAAAATTGGCCGACACGATCGAAGCCCGCCTCGCCGCCGAGGGCGTCACACTGCCGGTCGCCGCCGCGCCGGCCGCGAACTACGTGCCCTTCATGCAGAGCGGCAACCTGCTCTTCACCGCCGGGCAACTGCCGCTTGCCGACGGCAAGCTCCTCGCCACGGGCCTTCTCGGCCGCGATCTCGATACCGCGACGGGTCGAGAAGCCGCCCGCGCCTGCGCGATCAACATCCTCGCTCAGGTGAAGGCCGCGACCGGCGATCTCGAAAAGATCGCGCGCCTCGTCAAGATCACGGTGTTCGTCGCCTCGACGGCAGACTTCACCGAGCAGCATCTCGTTGCCAACGGCGCTTCGGATTTCCTTGCAAAGGTGCTGGGCGAGCGCGGCAAGCACGCCCGTTCCGCGGTCGGCACGGCCTCGCTGCCGCTTAACGCGCCGGTCGAGGTCGAAGCGATCGTGGAACTCGCCTGAGGCTCGATCGATGTCCGATATCTCCTGGCTGACCGAACGCCCGATCGCGCATCGCGGCTATCACGACATGAACAAGACGCGCTGGGAGAACACGCTCTCGGCCTTCGACGCCGCTGCCAAGAAGGGCTTTGCCATCGAATGCGACGTCGAGCTTTCCGCCGACGGCGTGCCGGTGATCTTCCACGACCACGACCTGCAGCGGCTCGCCGGCCAGGGCGGGCTGGTCTGGCAGAAGACGGCCGCCGAGATGGGCGCGCTGAGGATCGGCGGCACGGCCGACCATGCGCCGACGCTGCGCGAAATGCTGAACCTGGTCGCCGGACGCGTTCCGCTGGTCATCGAACTCAAGGGCATCGCCGGCCACGACGAAGGGCTAGTGGAGGCTGTGGCGAAGGAATTGCGTGCCTATGACGGCAAGGCCGCGATCATGTCCTTCGACCACTGGCTGATCCGCCAGTTCCCGGTCCATGCGGCGGGCATTCCGGCCGGCCTCACCGCCTGGGGCGACAAGCCGCACGAGATCGAGGCGCATTTCTCGATGCTCGCCAACGGCCTCTCCTTCACCTCCTACCACTACGGCCACCTGCCCAACCGCTTCGTCACCTTCATGCGCGAGACGCTCGGCCTGCCGGTGATCACCTGGACCGTACGCGACGCCGACGCGGTCAAGACCACCTTTGCCCATGCCGACCAGATGACCTTCGAGGGTTTCGATCCCAACGTCATGGCCTGACGCAACGTATCTTGCCCCGCCGCGCCGCTGGTCCCACATTGGGGCCCATGGACTCAGCGGCAGGCGGTGGCAATTCCGGATCGAGCGATGTCACGCTGAAGGTCGTGACGGGCATGGGCGACTTCTCGAAAGAGGAGTGGTCAGGCCTGTCCGGCGCATCGCGTGGCGATTGCAAAACGTCGTACAACCCCTTCATCTCGCATGACTTCCTGTCCGCACTGGAGGATGCAGGTACCGTCTCGCGCCAGACCGGCTGGCAGCCGCAGCACCTGCGGCTCGAGGCCCCCGGCGGCGCGCTGATCGGTGCGGTGTCGTGCTATCTGAAGTCGCACAGCCAGGGCGAATACGTCTTCGACCACGGCTGGGCCGACGCGTTCGAGCGGGCCGGCGGACGCTACTATCCGAAGCTCCAGGTGTCGGTTCCGTTCACCCCTGCGACCGGACCGCGGCTGCTTGTCTCGCGCGGCGCGTCTGAGCCGGCGGTGCGGGCAGCACTTGCAGGCGGCCTGAAGACCTTGACGGACCGGCTCGGCGTCTCCTCGGCCCACGTCACCTTCGCGATCGACGAGGACATCGAGCTTCTGGAGGAGGCCGGCTTCCTGCCGCGCACCGACCAGCAGTTCCATTTCCGCAACGAGGGCTATGGCGACTATGCCGATTTCCTCGACACCCTGGCCTCGCGCAAGCGCAAGGCGCTGCGCAAGGAGCGCGCCGCGGCGGTGCAGGACGGCATCACCATCGACCGGCTCACGGGCAAGGACCTGACTGAGTCCGTCTGGGACGACTTCTTCCGCTTCTACATGGACACCGGCAGCCGCAAGTGGGGCCGGCCCTACCTCAACCGCAAGTTCTTCTCGCTGATCGGCGAACGCATGGCCGACGACGTGCTCCTGGTCATGGCGAAGCGCAATGGCCGCTATGTCGCCGGCGCGATCAACTTCATCGGCGGCGACCGCCTGTTCGGGCGCAACTGGGGCTGCATCGAGGACCACCCCTTCCTGCATTTCGAAGTCTGCTACCATCAGGCGATCGACTTCGCGATCGAGCGCGGTCTGAAGGTCGTCGAGGCGGGCGCGCAGGGCGAGCACAAACTCGCGCGCGGCTACATGCCCGTGACCACCCGTTCGGCGCATTACATCGCCCACCCGGGACTGCGACGGGCGGTCGCCGACTATCTGGAGCGGGAGCGGCAGGAAGTGGCGCAGATCGGGGAATATCTTGAGGGACACGGCCCCTTCCGGCGCGGAGAATTGCAGGAGCGGGAATAGTCCGCGGACGAACGCACTGCCGCTTGCCAACTTTCGCCTGCCGCCATAGCACACCGCCATGTCTCTCGAATCCGTCCGCGCCTTCTTCGAGGCGAACGCACCCGACATCGACGTCATCGTGACAGAGGCCAGTTCGGCAACCGTGACGCTTGCGGCCGAGGCGCACGGGGTCGAGCCGGCGCAGATCGCCAAGACGATCTGCCTACGCGCCGGCGAAGGGACGCTGCTTCTGGTCACCAGCGGCACGGCGCGGCTGAGCAACCGCAAGTTCAAGGACCGCTTCGGCGGCAAGCCGCGTATGCTCGACGCCAAACAGGTGCTGGAACTGACGAGCCATCCGGTCGGCGGTGTGTGCCCGTTCGGCCTCGCGAGCCCCCTGCCCGTCTATTGCGACGTCTCTCTCAGGAGCTTTGACGAGGTCGTGCCTGCGGCCGGCGCCACCAATGCCGCCGTGCGCATCACGCCCGAGCGCATGGCGGCGCTCACCTCGGCCGAATGGGTTGACGTCTGCGGCGAATAGCTGACAAGACAGCGCGGATTTTGCTCAACGGGTGGATGAACGAGATGGCTGTCGCCTACGATCCTTCGAACGTCTTTGGAAAAATCCTGCGCGGCGAGCTTCCCGCTCACAAGCTCTACGAGGATGACGACACCTTCGCCTTCATGGACATCATGCCGCGTGGTGACGGCCATTGCCTGGTCATCCCGAAGGCGCCGTCGCGCAACATCCTTGACGTCTCGGAAGACAGCCTCGCCGCCGTCGCGCGCACCACGCAGAAGCTCGCCAGGGCCGTCGTGAAGGCTTTCTCGGCCGACGGCGTCACCGTTCAGCAGTTCAACGAGACCGCGGGCGGACAGGTCGTGTTCCACCTCCACGTCCACGTCATTCCCCGCTTCGAGGGTGTCGCCCTCAAGCCGCATACCGGCCAGATGGAAAAGCCCGAAGTGCTGACCGCCAATGCGGACAAGATCCGCGCGGCCCTCAGCGAAATCTAGACCGGCGTCGGGGCAGGCCGCGCGGCCTCCGCGAGGCGGGTCTGCGCGTCGTAGATCCTGAGGCCGAGCATCCACGAGCCGACCGCGATGGCGGCTCCCGCCAGCACGTCCATCAGATTGTGCCCGCCGTGTGCCAAAATCCCCGGCAGAAGCAGCAGGCTTACCGGCACAAGCACGAAGCGGGCGATCCGGTAGGGCCACAGCGCGAACAGCGCCATCAGCGCCATCACCGTGTGGAACGACGGAAAGCCGACCAGGCCCGTCACACCCATCGCCGACAGGTCCGTCACGCCATCGCGGAAAAGCCTATTGAGTTCCGCGCCATAAGCCGAACTGACGACGGG contains:
- a CDS encoding phosphatase PAP2 family protein, with product MDAWLGYSWPAFTAWFAKHPDFNEIVRKLYTLTFIQLLAAFIALGFLLDRRRLHAAALGTVIASLATIFCWAMLPSGGAAAYWTLDPEVERIVRPVVSSAYGAELNRLFRDGVTDLSAMGVTGLVGFPSFHTVMALMALFALWPYRIARFVLVPVSLLLLPGILAHGGHNLMDVLAGAAIAVGSWMLGLRIYDAQTRLAEAARPAPTPV
- a CDS encoding YbaK/EbsC family protein; protein product: MSLESVRAFFEANAPDIDVIVTEASSATVTLAAEAHGVEPAQIAKTICLRAGEGTLLLVTSGTARLSNRKFKDRFGGKPRMLDAKQVLELTSHPVGGVCPFGLASPLPVYCDVSLRSFDEVVPAAGATNAAVRITPERMAALTSAEWVDVCGE
- a CDS encoding RidA family protein — encoded protein: MADTIEARLAAEGVTLPVAAAPAANYVPFMQSGNLLFTAGQLPLADGKLLATGLLGRDLDTATGREAARACAINILAQVKAATGDLEKIARLVKITVFVASTADFTEQHLVANGASDFLAKVLGERGKHARSAVGTASLPLNAPVEVEAIVELA
- a CDS encoding GNAT family N-acetyltransferase, whose product is MGDFSKEEWSGLSGASRGDCKTSYNPFISHDFLSALEDAGTVSRQTGWQPQHLRLEAPGGALIGAVSCYLKSHSQGEYVFDHGWADAFERAGGRYYPKLQVSVPFTPATGPRLLVSRGASEPAVRAALAGGLKTLTDRLGVSSAHVTFAIDEDIELLEEAGFLPRTDQQFHFRNEGYGDYADFLDTLASRKRKALRKERAAAVQDGITIDRLTGKDLTESVWDDFFRFYMDTGSRKWGRPYLNRKFFSLIGERMADDVLLVMAKRNGRYVAGAINFIGGDRLFGRNWGCIEDHPFLHFEVCYHQAIDFAIERGLKVVEAGAQGEHKLARGYMPVTTRSAHYIAHPGLRRAVADYLERERQEVAQIGEYLEGHGPFRRGELQERE
- a CDS encoding HIT family protein, which encodes MAVAYDPSNVFGKILRGELPAHKLYEDDDTFAFMDIMPRGDGHCLVIPKAPSRNILDVSEDSLAAVARTTQKLARAVVKAFSADGVTVQQFNETAGGQVVFHLHVHVIPRFEGVALKPHTGQMEKPEVLTANADKIRAALSEI
- a CDS encoding glycerophosphodiester phosphodiesterase; the protein is MSDISWLTERPIAHRGYHDMNKTRWENTLSAFDAAAKKGFAIECDVELSADGVPVIFHDHDLQRLAGQGGLVWQKTAAEMGALRIGGTADHAPTLREMLNLVAGRVPLVIELKGIAGHDEGLVEAVAKELRAYDGKAAIMSFDHWLIRQFPVHAAGIPAGLTAWGDKPHEIEAHFSMLANGLSFTSYHYGHLPNRFVTFMRETLGLPVITWTVRDADAVKTTFAHADQMTFEGFDPNVMA